The Nerophis ophidion isolate RoL-2023_Sa linkage group LG09, RoL_Noph_v1.0, whole genome shotgun sequence genome contains a region encoding:
- the mea1 gene encoding male-enhanced antigen 1: MGPERVFPTAEDEDKSPCDGGLVAGSVWSGEEEEEGGLQVDVEEDDANNAAEGYSYQPLSQDGDDGGEAPSHGANLQNRMEMMGLHLPEAPPPDSDEEDPVVAAAESSNASIPMDAAHVELVKSAMATVALPSLGVPPWAREISDDQWRDVVQRTLQSRQRTRFNNT; the protein is encoded by the exons ATGGGACCCGAGCGAGTCTTCCCGACCGCTGAGGACGAGGACAAGAGTCCGTGCGACGGCGGCTTGGTGGCGGGGAGTGTGTGGAgcggcgaggaggaggaggagggcggGTTACAAGTGGACGTGGAGGAGGACGACGCCAACAACGCGGCAGAAGGTTACTCGTACCAGCCTCTCAGCCAGGACGGGGACGACGGCGGGGAGGCGCCCTCTCATGGCGCCAATCTGCAGAACAGGATGGAG ATGATGGGCCTGCACCTCCCCGAAGCCCCGCCCCCCGACAGCGATGAGGAGGACCCGGTAGTGGCGGCGGCAGAGAGTAGCAACGCCTCCATTCCAATGGACGCAG CTCACGTGGAGCTGGTGAAGAGCGCCATGGCGACGGTGGCGCTGCCGTCGCTGGGCGTCCCGCCGTGGGCCCGGGAGATCTCCGACGACCAGTGGCGGGACGTCGTGCAGCGCACCCTGCAGAGCCGCCAGCGTACGCGCTTCAACAACACCTGA